The following are encoded together in the Proteiniborus ethanoligenes genome:
- a CDS encoding helix-turn-helix transcriptional regulator, giving the protein PFFIKMLYSGEWMDDAYRGDISQCSRLEARLKDYKLTPAEMEVCRLLLDGYTLRQISGIQSKAYSTINTYCTSIYRKLNINSRTELLILLQEYKK; this is encoded by the coding sequence CCTTTCTTTATTAAGATGCTGTACTCTGGCGAATGGATGGACGATGCTTACCGCGGGGATATCAGTCAGTGTTCGAGGCTGGAGGCCAGACTGAAAGATTATAAGCTTACTCCCGCCGAAATGGAGGTATGTAGGCTTCTTCTTGATGGATATACGCTTCGGCAGATTTCAGGCATACAATCCAAAGCCTATTCGACTATCAATACCTACTGCACTTCTATCTATCGGAAACTAAATATCAACAGCCGTACCGAGTTATTGATACTGCTCCAAGAATACAAGAAATAG